One Oenanthe melanoleuca isolate GR-GAL-2019-014 chromosome 3, OMel1.0, whole genome shotgun sequence DNA segment encodes these proteins:
- the EMILIN1 gene encoding EMILIN-1, protein MAPWLWPCLLAAQALAANFPPRYSLYTGGAAPLAPGPAAAHSGARAASRHRNWCAYVVTRSVSCVVEDGVESFIKPDYQPCAWGQLQCPRVLAYRSFLRPRYKVSQRTVSELAWRCCQGYSGPDCSEGPSPASPQPTGRPPPRPGRPTLSGFGNPLSGLGGEGGGDTEKVRRLEEQVRRLSEQLEELRAGQEPPRAAVEGQPGGEQPADAAAPAEVREALSHLQRRLEELETRLRRTEGGRDGPGGPGTAALFELEQRLQEMCAACTTGTEGLRRQAAEDRERMRALEKLVGSVDQRNRDAVESVQRHISSLSTRLAPAPAAPPSPDLLRRLAELERRLEGLPVPAAGPGQQAPVLARRLAELEGRLNASRAGPWPSEPEGRPGGLPGRLANLSRAVEGLAASGAQRGARLDQLEELLARCGHPCPGQDGVLGPHPRLPEDTEGVWEDGLAGTLGGLLGARGEALAEELEQLRNRTGRLEAALGEMSGEPCSRPCASPPPRGPEQLPPGPTEPGELEAPLEGFGVFGGASPSELRVLRGELAAALVALSRLNATVEGLQDALEEQDARQRQLSAVTDRVVAELDQAAAASERRQAESEERLEALARELSRAGGCPAGLEPRVAKLEGVCEQLEAVAAGLRGVRDGLSRHVAGLWGAVRDLNATARGHAALLDKALELPPRLGALNASLGHLRGELQRLAQLERPGPPGPPGPAGPMGETGPPGPTGPPGKDGEQGPVGPPGLPGERGEVGLPGSVPRVAFSAALSTQRTEPGTVPFDQVLLNDGGAYDPETGTFTVPVAGRYLVSAVLTGHRGEALEAVLSRSGHGIARLDSAGFQPEGLEKGPVAAQAPSPGSLGVFSLLLPLAAGETLCVDLVSGRLAHAPDEPLTVFSAALLYDADEP, encoded by the exons atggcACCCTGGCTCTGGCCGTGTCTGCTGGCCGCGCAGGCCCTGGCCGCCAACTTTCCCCCCCGGTACAGCCTCTACaccggcggggccgccccgctcgcccccggcccggccgcggcccACAGCGGTGCCCGGGCCGCCAGCCGGCACAG GAATTGGTGCGCCTACGTGGTGACACGCAGCGTGAGCTGTGTGGTGGAGGATGGCGTCGAGAGCTTCATCAAGCCGGACTATCAGCCCTGCGCCTGGGGGCAGCTCCAGTGCCCCCGTGTCCTGGC gtaCCGCAGCTTCCTGCGGCCCCGCTACAAGGTGTCCCAGCGCACGGTGTCGGAGCTGGCCTGGCGCTGCTGCCAGGGCTACTCGGGTCCGGACTGCAGCGAGGGGCCTTCCCCAGCATCCCCCCAGCCCACCGGCCGtcccccgccccggcccggccgccccaCACTCTCCGGCTTCGGCAACCCCCTCAGCGGCCTGGGGGGTGAAG GCGGCGGAGACACGGAGAAGGTGCGACGGCTGGAGGAGCAGGTGCGGCGGCTGAGcgagcagctggaggagctgcggGCCGGGCAGGAGCCGCCCCGGGCGGCCGTGGAGGGACAGCCCGGGGGCGAGCAGCCGGCGGACGCAGCCGCCCCCGCCGAAGTGCGGGAGGCGCTGAGCCATCTTCAGCGGcgcctggaggagctggagaccCGCCTGCGCCGCACCGAGGGCGGCCGGGACGGCCCGGGGGGCCCGGGGACGGCGGCGCTGTTCGAGCTGGAGCAGCGGCTGCAGGAGATGTGCGCTGCGTGCACGACCGGCACCGAGGGGCTGCGGCGGCAGGCGGCCGAGGACCGGGAGCGAATGCGGGCGCTGGAGAAGCTGGTGGGCTCGGTGGACCAGCGCAACCGGGATGCAGTGGAGTCGGTGCAGCGGCACATCAGCAGCCTGAGCACCCGCCTGGCCCCCGCCCCTGCGGCTCCCCCGTCCCCGGACCTGCTCCGCCGCCTGGCCGAGCTAGAGCGGCGGCTGGAGGGGCTGCCGgtgccggcggcggggccgggccagCAGGCACCGGTGCTGGCGCGGCggctggctgagctggagggGCGGCTGAACGCTTCTCGCGCCGGGCCCTGGCCCTCCGAGCCCGAGGGGCGGCCGGGCGGGCTGCCGGGGCGCCTGGCCAACCTCAGCCGGGCGGTGGAGGGGCTGGCGGCCAGCGGGGCACAGCGCGGCGCCCGCCTGGACCAGCtcgaggagctgctggcccgCTGCGGCCACCCGTGCCCGGGGCAGGACGGGGTGCTCGGCCCCCACCCCCGGCTGCCGGAGGACACCGAAGGTGTCTGGGAGGACGGGCTGGCCGGGACCCTGGGCGGGCTGCTGGGGGCGCGGGGGGAGGCGCTGGccgaggagctggagcagctccgCAACCGGACAGGGCGGCTGGAGGCGGCTCTGGGGGAGATGAGCGGTGAGCCGTGCTCCCGACCCTGCGCCTCGCCGCCCCCCCGGGGGCCGGAGCAGCTCCCGCCCGGCCCCACGGAGCCGGGGGAGCTGGAGGCACCGCTGGAGGGGTTCGGCGTCTTCGGGGGCGCGTCCCCCTCGGAGCTGCGGGTGCTGCGGGGCGAGCTGGCGGCGGCGCTGGTGGCCCTGAGCCGGCTCAACGCCACggtggaggggctgcaggacgCGCTGGAGGAGCAGGACGCCCGGCAGCGGCAGCTGAGCGCCGTCACCGACCGCGTGGTGGCCGAGCTGGACCAGGCAGCGGCGGCGTCGGAAAGGCGACAGGCCGAGAGCGAGGAGCGGCTGGaggcgctggccagggagcTGTCGCGGGCCGGGGGCTGCCCCGCAGGGCTGGAGCCACGCGTGGCCAAGCTGGAGGGGGTCTGCGAGCAGCTGGAGGCGGTggccgcggggctgcggggcgtCCGCGACGGGCTGAGCCGGCACGTGGCGGGGCTGTGGGGCGCCGTGCGGGACCTGAACGCCACGGCCCGCGGCCACGCCGCCCTGCTGGACAAGGCGCTGGAGCTGCCGCCCCGGCTCGGAGCCCTCAACGCCAGCCTGGGCCACCTGCGCGGGGAGCTGCAGcgcctggcacagctggagcgGCCCG GCCCCCCTGGCCCCCCTGGACCTGCTGGCCCCATGGGCGAGACAGGCCCTCCTGGCCCCACTGGGCCCCCTGGCAAGGACGGAGAACAGGGTCCCGTGGGCCCCCCCG ggctgcctggagaaagag GCGAGGTCGGTTTGCCGGGCTCGGTGCCCCGCGTCGCTTTCTCGGCTGCCCTGAGCACGCAGCGCACGGAGCCGGGCACCGTCCCCTTCGACCAGGTGCTGCTCAACGACGGCGGTGCCTACGATCCCGAGACAG GCACGTTCACGGTGCCGGTGGCCGGGCGGTACCTGGTGAGCGCGGTGCTGACGGGGCACCGGGGCGAGGCGCTGGAGGCCGTCCTGTCCCGCTCCGGCCACGGCATCGCCCGCCTGGACTCGGCCGGGTTCCAGCCCgaggggctggagaaggggcCCGTGGCCGCGCAGGCCCCCAGCCCCGGTTCCCTCGGCGTCTTCAGCCTGCTGCTGCCGCTGGCCGCGGGCGAGACGCTGTGCGTGGACCTGGTGTCGGGGCGCTTGGCCCACGCGCCCGACGAGCCGCTCACCGTCTTCAGCGCCGCGCTGCTCTACGACGCGGACGAGCCCTAG